In the Gossypium raimondii isolate GPD5lz chromosome 9, ASM2569854v1, whole genome shotgun sequence genome, one interval contains:
- the LOC105798778 gene encoding uncharacterized protein LOC105798778, giving the protein LLYYLQRKDTSGIENRYFDLLCVPIAICVVSTMLELRSNRSIYSKSVRGIGLILHGTWFVQMGFSFYTNLMVHGCSLHEKSRGNYTIKCRSHPDYHRARSIATLQFNCHLALLVVLVVGMLSLIGKRNGVAVGASGDGLRYKPLGAEIQLMDSNGGNFTLDFDDDLDSGIKEEDDLVKEKSAVVELGGNGHASHV; this is encoded by the coding sequence ttgTTGTATTACTTGCAAAGAAAGGATACAAGTGGGATTGAGAATAGATATTTTGATCTTTTATGTGTTCCCATAGCAATTTGTGTGGTTTCAACAATGTTAGAATTGAGATCTAACAGGTCCATTTACTCGAAATCGGTACGAGGTATTGGGTTGATTTTACACGGAACATGGTTTGTGCAAATGGGATTTTCATTTTACACTAATTTGATGGTTCATGGATGTAGCTTACATGAAAAAAGTAGAGGGAATTATACTATTAAATGCAGAAGTCACCCTGATTATCATAGAGCAAGGTCTATTGCCACATTGCAATTCAATTGCCATCTTGCTTTGCTTGTGGTTCTGGTTGTTGGGATGTTATCGCTTATTGGCAAAAGAAACGGTGTTGCTGTTGGTGCTTCAGGGGATGGTTTGCGGTATAAGCCATTAGGGGCTGAAATACAGCTAATGGATAGTAATGGGGGGAATTTCACTTTGGATTTCGATGATGATCTCGACAGTGGGattaaagaagaagatgatttGGTGAAAGAGAAGTCGGCTGTTGTGGAATTGGGTGGTAATGGCCATGCTTCACATGTCTGA